In Columba livia isolate bColLiv1 breed racing homer chromosome Z, bColLiv1.pat.W.v2, whole genome shotgun sequence, one DNA window encodes the following:
- the CREB3 gene encoding cyclic AMP-responsive element-binding protein 3 produces MSSPEELSALADEDLLEFLLKDDAPCLEIPGEEDGLLEDWGLPEPGLLDKEMDDFISSLLSPFEDEPVTLQGYTTDSSVYEDQQLSHTSSGDFADSPRSSDIVQVDHNYSLHQNWPVLESVRSEMAEGDVSIDLGPWTDLEGSDKALEQSSGFLTTVAVDAKPQLVPEAIVQSDFPELVLTEEEKQLLEKEGVSLPTCLPLTKTEERLLKKVRRKIRNKQSAQNSRRRKKIYVDGLENRVAACTAQNQRLEKKVQLLQEQNMSLLKQLRKLQALVIQSTTKTATAKSCTMVLVLSFCFILSPNICSLGGREPQPELRVLSRQIREFPNQAAPEVQEKAALQGLIPEPEDPSLLGSLSQSWEEKQSPPNPDLRSSFYSNSSSDPPATAGSELGPPQPQEELSQSDSLQAAMLAAWKAKRQEWMEGAARVVIQQHHANEM; encoded by the exons ATGTCGTCCCCAGAGGAACTGTCTGCCCTGGCAGATGAGGACCTGCTTGAATTCCTCCTGAAGGATGATGCTCCCTGCCTTGAAATCCCAGGGGAGGAAGACGGTCTGCTGGAAGACTGGGGCCTGCCAGAGCCTGGG ctgCTGGACAAGGAGATGGATGACTTCATCAGCTCACTGCTGAGCCCCTTTGAAGATGAACCAGTCACGCTGCAGGGTTATACGACTGACAGTAGTGTTTACGAGGATCAGCAGCTGTCCCATACCTCCAGCGGTGACTTTGCCGACAGCCCTCGAAGTTCAGACATTGTGCAGGTTGATCACAACTATTCTCTCCATCAGAACTGGCCTGTGCTGGAAAGTGTGAGGTCTGAAATGGCAGAAGGAGATGTTTCCATTGACCTTG ggCCATGGACAGATTTGGAAGGCTCAGACAAGGCGCTGGAACAGAGCTCTGGTTTCCTCACTACTGTTGCTGTGGATGCCAAACCCCAGCTTGTGCCTGAAGCCATTGTGCAG tCTGACTTCCCAGAGCTGGTACTgacagaggaggagaagcagctccTGGAGAAAGAAGGTGTTTCATTACCAACCTGTCTACCACTAACCAAA ACTGAAGAGCGGCTTCTGAAGAAAGTACGTCGGAAGATCCGGAACAAGCAATCAGCCCAGAATAGTCGTCGCAGGAAAAAGATCTACGTGGACGGCCTGGAAAACCG GGTGGCAGCCTGCACAGCTCAGAACcaaaggctggagaagaaggtgcagctgctgcaggagcagaacaT GTCACTGCTCAAGCAATTGCGGAAACTGCAGGCCTTGGTGATCCAGTCAACCACCAAAACTGCCACAGCAAAAAGCTGCACCATG GTTCTGGTTCTGTCCTTCTGCTTCATTCTCTCCCCCAACATCTGCTCATTGGGCGGCAGAGAGCCACAGCCAGAGCTCAGAG TGCTGTCCCGGCAGATCCGCGAGTTCCCGAACCAGGCAGCACCTGAAGTGCAGGAGAAGGCTGCGTTACAGGGGCTCATTCCAGAGCCTGAGGACCCCTCGTTGTTGGGCAGCCTCAGTCAGTCATGGGAAGAGAAGCAGAGCCCACCTAACCCGGATCTCAGATCTTCTTTCTACAGCAACTCGTCTTCTGACCCTCCAGCGACAGCGGGCTCAGAGCTGGGCCCTCCCCAGCCTCAGGAGGAGCTTTCCCAGAGCGACTCTTTGCAGGCAGCGATGCTGGCGGCCTGGAAAGCCAAGAGGCAGGAGTGGATGGAAGGTGCTGCCAGAGTTGTCATCCAGCAGCACCATGCCAATGAGATGTGA
- the LOC102083921 gene encoding avidin — translation MCRSSLLPFLSQQSCSSPHSCSTAQVTQTSSPHLSWAPCHLATPLMAASLAPAVPTGLQLQPYKGGQAGHRAGREPCWTVHSSTAMGSSAFTLVLVLALVTCVTPAERKCQLSGLWRNEQDSLMEISAVRDNGDFQGKYLTRVTLTGSCAYTSPLKGAQQQPTDGVWPTFAFTVHWDKFSNATTAFTGQCFVDTGGKETLTTMWLLREAVGSLEEDWKATRVGRNVFTRKRTSKGKTLLSLSQSCEHAASPTP, via the exons ATGTGCAGATCATCCCtgctccccttcctctctcagCAGTCATGCTCATCCCCACATTCCTGCAGCACTGCCCAGGTCACACAGACCTCCTCACCTCACTTATCCTGGGCACCTTGCCACCTGGCCACCCCCCTCATGGCTGCTAGCCTGGCACCTGCTGTGCCCACAGGACTCCAGTTACAGCCCTATAAAGGAGGCCAGGCAGGGCACAGAGCTGGGAGGGAACCGTGCTGGACAGTTCACAGCTCCACAGCCATGGGGAGCAGTGCTTTCACCCTGGTCCTTGTCCTGGCCCTGGTAACATGCGTCACCCCTGCAGAGAGAAAG TGTCAGCTCAGTGGGCTGTGGAGGAATGAGCAGGACTCGCTGATGGAGATTTCAGCAGTGAGGGACAACGGGGACTTCCAGGGGAAATACCTGACGCGGGTCACCCTCACCGGCAGCTGCGCCTACACCTCCCCACTGAAGggtgcccagcagcagcccacTGATGGGGTCTGGCCCACTTTCGCCTTCACCGTGCACTGGGACAAGTTCTCCA ACGCCACCACCGCCTTCACGGGGCAGTGCTTTGTGGACACGGGTGGAAAGGAGACACTGACCACCATGTGGCTGCTGCGTGAAGCCGTCGGGTCCCTCGAGGAGGACTGGAAAGCCACAAG ggTAGGCAGAAATGTCTTCACACGCAAACGCACCTCGAAAGGAAAGACCCTGCTGAGCTTGTCACAATCCTGTGAGCATGCAGCTTCACCCACCCCATGA
- the LOC102095780 gene encoding avidin: MGIGAFALFLALAVCVTPAERKCLLSGSWRSDTGCRMVVSILSKDGRFSGSYLPGSAASDPQILTSPLEGSQQDTGLVPQPTFSFTVHWRLPDSEAARTTAFLGQCYISTNGEETLHAVWLMREVSDSPTEDWKATRIGTSIFTRIK; encoded by the exons ATGGGGATTGGTGCCTTTGCCCTGTTCCTCGCCCTGGCAGTGTGTGTCACCCCTGCGGAGAGGAAG TGCCTCCTCTCTGGGTCCTGGCGGAGTGACACCGGCTGCCGGATGGTCGTGTCCATCCTCAGCAAGGACGGTAGATTCTCCGGTTCCTACCTGCCGGGGTCTGCAGCCAGTGACCCCCAAATCCTCACCTCACCGCTGGAGGGGTCCCAGCAGGACACGGGACTGGTGCCACAGCCCACCTTCTCTTTCACCGTGCACTGGCGGCTCCCAG ATTCAGAGGCAGCACGGACTACTGCCTTCCTGGGCCAGTGTTACATCAGCACCAATGGGGAGGAGACCCTGCATGCCGTGTGGCTCATGCGAGAGGTGTCTGACAGCCCCACCGAGGACTGGAAAGCCACCCG GATTGGCACCAGCATTTTCACCCGAATAAAATAA
- the LOC135577428 gene encoding avidin-like translates to MVQVTSFLLVLSLALVAPGFSERKWELEGHWINGMGHLLIIGPVDQQGRFNGTYIVDKPYTLKGFQHSMNQNSQILELELEFTVYWSSDKKTIFKRNSFLNYWGNKVLKTTWFLMSHKHRWITIRSGTYYFGRLCTCKKDCPGVDFNAEGSTWDTNPISCSTTGLHSQEKFGSFETGEGDWDADPISGSTTCF, encoded by the exons ATGGTGCAAGTGACTTCCTTCCTTCTAGTGCTCAGCCTGGCCCTGGTGGCTCCCGGCTTCTCTGAGAGAAAG TGGGAGCTGGAAGGCCACTGGATCAACGGCATGGGCCACCTGCTGATCATCGGGCCTGTGGATCAACAAGGCAGATTTAATGGGACGTACATCGTTGACAAGCCATATACACTGAAAGGGTTCCAGCATAGCATGAACCAGAATAGCCAGATATTGGAATTGGAATTGGAATTCACCGTCTACTGGTCATCAG ACAAGAAGaccattttcaaaagaaactcCTTTCTGAATTACTGGGGGAATAAGGTTCTGAAGACCACCTGGTTCCTGATGTCACACAAGCACCGCTGGATAACAATCAG GAGTGGCACATATTACTTTGGCCGCCTGTGCACATGCAAGAAGGATTGCCCCGGGGTGGATTTCAATGCTGAAGGAAGCACCTGGGATACAAACCCCATCTCCTGCTCCACCACAGGCCTGCACTCACAGGAAAAGTTTGGCAGTTTTGAGACTGGTGAGGGTGACTGGGATGCAGACCCCATCTCAGGCTCTACCACCTGCTTCTAA